Genomic segment of Caproiciproducens sp. NJN-50:
TGCCGCTTGCGTTCCGCGGAGTCGGGAAGGAGATCCGGACCCGGAAGGCGGTCAAAATGCTCCGGGCGGTCCGGCTCGGCGACCGGCTGATGCACAAACCGACGCAGATGAGCGGGGGACAGCAGCAGCGCGTCGGCATTGCGCGCGCTTTTGTCGCGAGGCCGAAGCTGATTTTTGCCGACGAGCCGACCGGAAACCTGGACAGCAGGACCGGCCGGGAGGTCATGGAGCTGATGGTCTCGATGGCCGGAAAATACGGGGAAACCCTCATTATTGTAACACACGATCCGGAGATTGCAAGGTACGCCGGGCGCGTTATTACGATCCACGACGGGTGCAAGGTTTCGGATGAAAACAGTCCCGCCGCGGTGGAAAAAGAGGAGGAGCAAAAAGAATGAGACATAAAAAGAGCCGGACAGCCGCATTGTTTCTTGCGGCTTCGCTGGCGTTTTCGGCCGCTTTCGGGGCCGCGGCTCCGGCGCGGGCCAACGTAAAGGAAATTCAGGACCCGCGCGTGACCTCCGCGACGGTCACCCCCGCCGCGCCGGGAGTGGGCAGCCCGTTTGACGTGGACCTGACCTTTACGCAGACGTTTGATACGAAGGGTTCCGACTCATCGCAAATTTTTAACGCGCTTAATATCAGCGAGGCAAGATACGCGGTTTTTGATATCGGAGCGGAAACCGGCTCCGTTTCCGTCAGCAAATCCGATTTTTCGGCGAAAATCGAAACGTCCAACAGTGATGACGATGATTCCTACCCGGAGGATACCGGAATTGTGACGTATCATCTTTACCTCCCGCAGCGGTATCTGAAACGCATGGGAAGCGGCTACGGCGTTTTAAAGTTTAAAATCACCTATTGTGAAGACGCGAAAGGAAACGACGTCGTAACTTATGATAATAACAAAGTGCCATCCTACACCGTCGAATATCTGGTGTTCAGCAAGCTGGATTCCAGTTCCGACACGGAGGATCAGGGACAGCTGACGGTCAGTTCCTACAAGCTGGACCATTCGCCGGTGAGGGAAGGGGAGACCTTCGGGCTGACCCTGACCGTGAAGAACACGGGTTCCGCCGCCTGCGCCAACGTCCTCTCCGTCCTGGACCTTTCCGGCGCGGAGGGCGTGAGCATCCGGGGGGAGACGGATACCAAAACGCTGGGAAACCTGAGTCCCGGAGCGTCGGCAACCGTCAACTACCCTCTCGCGTGTCTTTCCAAAATGGAGACGGGCAGCTACCCGGTGGGCATCTCGCTCTCCGCTGACGATACCGACAAGTCCGCGTCGAAGATCTACCTTCCGATCACCGGGACAAAAACCGGGAAGGACGACACCGGCGAGGTTGGAGACAGCAAGCCTCAGCTTATTATTGAAAGCTACGATTTCGGCGGCAAGGCCGTGACCGGCGGGCAGGAGTTCAATCTGGTGATGAACGTGCGGAACACCGGCTCGGCCGCCATTGACAACTGCAAAATGACGGTCGGCTCCGACACGGGGGATTCGGACTCCGACAAGGCGCCCACCACGGGCAGCGTTTTCACGCCTTCCCAGTCCTCGAACACGTTTTTTATCCCGAAGCTCAGCGCGGGAGCAACCGTGAAAAAGACAATCGCGCTGCTGCCGAAAGCGGACGCCGCTCCGAATTCCTACGGCGTGATCGTCAACTTCAGCTACGACGCGGTCGTGGACGGCAAGCGCCAGACCCTGACCTCCCAGGAGACGATCACCATCCCGCTTTCGCAGCCCATCCGGTTCGAGATCGGCGAGCCGGCGCTGAGCAGCCCTTTTTTTGCGGGGGAGGCCGGGCAGGTCAGCGTCGACTATGTCAACAAGGGAAAAAGCAAGGTCTATAACGTCTCCGTCGAACTGGCGGGAAACTTCGGCACCGAAGAGGGCGCTCAGTACATCGGCAACGTGGATTCCGGGGCGAGCGACACGCTGCAGGCGGCGCTGACGCCGCAGAAGGAGGGGACTCTCTCCGGGACGGCGACGTTCAATTATGAGGACGCCTCCGGGAAGGTTACGACGGTTGTTAAGAAGTTTTCCACGGAGGTTCAGGCCGCGGAAGTCCCGGCAGCGGGAGGGCCGGACGGCGTGAATCCGGACGGGACGCCGGGAACCGGGCCGCAGAAGGGCGGGTCGGGCTGGAAGCTGTGGGCCGGCGTCGCCGCGGGGGTTATTGCCATTGCGGCCGGGACCGCCGTATTTTTAAAAAAACGGAAGGCGAAAAAGCTGCGTCTGCTGGAGGAGTCGGACGACTACGACGAGCCCGGCGGAGGAGCCTGAGATGAAGTTCCGCGACATGATTGCAATGGCCCTTTCCAACCTGTTTCACCGGCGCGTCCGCACGGCGCTGACCGTGATGGGCGTCGTGATCGGCACCTGCGCGATCATCGTCATGCTTTCCCTTGGGTTCGGGATGCGGCAGAGCATGGAGGACACGATGGAAAGCATGGGCGACCTGACCGTCGTCACCGTATACGGCGGGGGAGGAGGTTCCAAAGGTTCCTCCGGAGGGCTGGATGAGAAAGCGCTCAAAGAAATCCAGAAGCTGCCGCATCTAGCCGCCGTAACGCCGGTCTATTTTCTGGATTCCTCCTGTGTCACCGTAAAATGCCGGAAATACCAGTTTCAGGGCATGATCTACGGGGTTGCGATGGACACGCTGGAAACCTTCGGTTTTCAGGCGGAGACCGGAAGCCTTCCCGGGTCCGATTTCCAGAAGACGGATATTCTGTTCGGCAGCCAGTCTGCCTATGATTTTGTAGACGGCAACAAAAAAGACGATAACTATGTCGACCGGACGCCCGACAAAAACGGAAATCTGCCGGAGCCCTTTGTGGACCTGACAAAGGATAAATTCACGCTGAACGTCAATCCTCCGGAGGATTCCACGGCGAAGCAGAAGGAAGTAAAACTCCATGTGCTCGGCACGCTGGCGGAGGATTACAGCAAAAATCCGAGTCCCAGCGACTGCATCTTCATGGATCTTTCCTACGCGAAGGAGCTGCGGGAAAAGTACGACAAGCTGAACAATGTCAAAAAGGGCGATGCGCAGGATTCCTACGGTCAGATCGTCCTCAAAATGGACTCGATCGACGCGGTGCCGGACGCGGTGGAGCAGATCACCGGCCTCGGCTACCAGTCGTACAGCATGGAGAGCCAGCGCGACGCGATGGAAAAACAGCTCCGCACCGTGCAGATGATCCTGGGCGGGCTGGGCGCGATCTCTCTGCTTGTGGCGGCGCTCGGCATTACCAACACCATGGTGATGTCGATTTATGAGCGCACCCGGGAGATCGGAATCATGAAGGTCCTAGGATGCGTCGTATGGAACATCCGGGCCATGTTCCTGATGGAGGCCGGAGCGATCGGTTTTCTCGGCGGCGCGGCCGGAAT
This window contains:
- a CDS encoding ABC transporter ATP-binding protein produces the protein MDMISIRDIRKVYHIGTEKIVALGRISLSVAQGEICCVLGTSGSGKSTLLNIMAGLERPSRGSVVIGGTDVTDYSEKQWALFRQKNIGFIFQSYNLMPTMTAVENVALPLAFRGVGKEIRTRKAVKMLRAVRLGDRLMHKPTQMSGGQQQRVGIARAFVARPKLIFADEPTGNLDSRTGREVMELMVSMAGKYGETLIIVTHDPEIARYAGRVITIHDGCKVSDENSPAAVEKEEEQKE
- a CDS encoding COG1361 S-layer family protein, with product MRHKKSRTAALFLAASLAFSAAFGAAAPARANVKEIQDPRVTSATVTPAAPGVGSPFDVDLTFTQTFDTKGSDSSQIFNALNISEARYAVFDIGAETGSVSVSKSDFSAKIETSNSDDDDSYPEDTGIVTYHLYLPQRYLKRMGSGYGVLKFKITYCEDAKGNDVVTYDNNKVPSYTVEYLVFSKLDSSSDTEDQGQLTVSSYKLDHSPVREGETFGLTLTVKNTGSAACANVLSVLDLSGAEGVSIRGETDTKTLGNLSPGASATVNYPLACLSKMETGSYPVGISLSADDTDKSASKIYLPITGTKTGKDDTGEVGDSKPQLIIESYDFGGKAVTGGQEFNLVMNVRNTGSAAIDNCKMTVGSDTGDSDSDKAPTTGSVFTPSQSSNTFFIPKLSAGATVKKTIALLPKADAAPNSYGVIVNFSYDAVVDGKRQTLTSQETITIPLSQPIRFEIGEPALSSPFFAGEAGQVSVDYVNKGKSKVYNVSVELAGNFGTEEGAQYIGNVDSGASDTLQAALTPQKEGTLSGTATFNYEDASGKVTTVVKKFSTEVQAAEVPAAGGPDGVNPDGTPGTGPQKGGSGWKLWAGVAAGVIAIAAGTAVFLKKRKAKKLRLLEESDDYDEPGGGA
- a CDS encoding ABC transporter permease, whose product is MKFRDMIAMALSNLFHRRVRTALTVMGVVIGTCAIIVMLSLGFGMRQSMEDTMESMGDLTVVTVYGGGGGSKGSSGGLDEKALKEIQKLPHLAAVTPVYFLDSSCVTVKCRKYQFQGMIYGVAMDTLETFGFQAETGSLPGSDFQKTDILFGSQSAYDFVDGNKKDDNYVDRTPDKNGNLPEPFVDLTKDKFTLNVNPPEDSTAKQKEVKLHVLGTLAEDYSKNPSPSDCIFMDLSYAKELREKYDKLNNVKKGDAQDSYGQIVLKMDSIDAVPDAVEQITGLGYQSYSMESQRDAMEKQLRTVQMILGGLGAISLLVAALGITNTMVMSIYERTREIGIMKVLGCVVWNIRAMFLMEAGAIGFLGGAAGIGISYGISAFLNSLAARMASSGGGDGVLGMGGAISIIPVWLVFASLAFSTLVGVTSGILPANRAMKISALTAIKQE